The following DNA comes from Penaeus monodon isolate SGIC_2016 unplaced genomic scaffold, NSTDA_Pmon_1 PmonScaffold_13658, whole genome shotgun sequence.
TAGTTATGgagatttatataaaacacacatatacataagcttACAGTTATCgagatatatacacgtatatatagatcacacatatatatgtttatagtcatCGATACATCACCTGTTATATCTCCTCGAAATAACAGTCCTCGTGGTAGCAGTCCTCGTGGTAACGGTCCTCGTGTTGTAGGTGCTGATTCGGatgagcttagtccttacccaccgtggtgcagCAATTGATACTGTGTGGTagctatatgtacatgtacacgaaTGCGTATGTTCTACAAATCCCCGCCAGTGTAAAACATAACATCAAGTGCGAGTCATTGGATGACGTAGCAAGATATCGTTCTCACTTCACGGTCGGGGGAGAGTATATTAATACACCGGATAAAGAGGGCAGTATCCCAGGCtttggaagaggaaaggataatcaGTACAGACCGAGTGAGGCTTCTTTTGGTTTACACGGTAATATTCGACATTACTTAATAACATGCACATCATCATATTTGACTATGTTCTCCTCTCAGATGATTGATCTTCGGTATCTGCAATATGTGTTATCATTTCAGAGAGAGACTGATCTtcgatatatacaatatgtgttatTATTTCAGAGAGATTGATCTTCGATATTTACAATATGCGTTCTCCTTTCAGAGAGATTGATCTTCGATATCCACATCAGGCGATATTTCGAGTCTCCACTCACGAAGATGATAAAATCCGAGACCAAGTCATCCACCCACGTAGTTGGTGGTCTAGATGAGTTGAACACAAACGTTACGGATAACGATAACGAAGGTGACCGAGGAACAGAAGGTGTTTCGCAAAACGACGATTTGCAGATCTCAGAACACACACTAAATAGAAGgacacttgaagaagaagaagaagaagaagaaaaacaacaacataacgaTAACGAAGGTGACCGAGGAACAGAAGGTGTTTCGCAAAACGACGATTTGCAGATCTCAGAACACACACTAAATGGAATgacacttgaagaagaagaaaaaaacaacaacaacaacaacaagaatgtgAGAGCGAGATCGCTTCATCCACCCGCACTTTCGTTGATCAAGCAAGTCCGAACGGAGATACACCGaagaggaaatacaaaaaaagaaatattacaagaaataatacacaaacaggaaaaggacaaaaaaataaaactacccGTGGTCTAGCTGACTCGAAGAAGAGAAAACGCAAGGAAAATACATGTAACGAAAGTTCCGATTGCGAGACCGAGATCGAACCATGCACCCGTGTCCTCAGAAATCGCACGAGATCTGAAAAACAGCAAGAATCCAAACGCGAGACCGCGTCACCCTCCCGTGGCTTCGCATTTAACTCGCAGACCAAACGCGAGACCGCGTCACCCTCCCGTGGCTTCGTATTTAACTCGCAGAACAGAGCACCGCTTGATGTTACAAGAGGGGTTTTGAATATCTC
Coding sequences within:
- the LOC119569247 gene encoding endonuclease 4 homolog, whose protein sequence is MIKSETKSSTHVVGGLDELNTNVTDNDNEGDRGTEGVSQNDDLQISEHTLNRRTLEEEEEEEEKKQQQQQQECESEIASSTRTFVDQASPNGDTPKRKYKKRNITRNNTQTGKGQKNKTTRGLADSKKRKRKENTCNESSDCETEIEPCTRVLRNRTRSEKQQESKRETASPSRGFAFNSQTKRETASPSRGFVFNSQNRAPLDVTRGVLNISKTRRTAANIVTSNGIVTSNGGASQNGSLVSGSYYTICTQHRQPHCLVMFQDKDVSVVVKISKE